One genomic window of Anoplolepis gracilipes chromosome 5, ASM4749672v1, whole genome shotgun sequence includes the following:
- the LOC140666347 gene encoding UNC93-like protein MFSD11 produces MHRIDRCKNRVIDCLKDDISIGLSIHHQLHDSPKSLHSSAIVRCVACFHFYSYYPRGDHLSTAAESSASSLIRNRARNANRYDDYFYFVPDTRNNPATMVMDRPFFNVLILSFGFMLVFTAFQTMGNIEKTVLTSIHGEDNNFNADAYISLAIIYGVFATCNWLAPSYISVTGPRVAILTGSCCYALFIGAFFFPHEALLYAMSAVLGVGAALIWTGHGQYLTENSDNDTMSRNAGIFWAIFQTSQFAGNLFVYFMFKSPTINRGQRTIVFGVLTSLAVVGTIVLATLHRSPQRLSLGEAEGVSSADKELRLPEPIRKKPLEAAWCAFIDAVKLFVTPNMLLLSFTFVYTGLELTFYSGVYSSSIGFTKAMGDDRKRFVGLSGIFIGLGEVIGGAIFGIFATKIFRNRGGWPVVLTGFFMHLFAFISIFLNLPNDAPFTDTDNVGFITTSPILAMAGSLTLGFGDACFNTQVYSLLGILFVKESAPAFALFKFCQSVAAAISFSYSTTAGLHIQLLVLLVTIFFGTAAFCYVEYRAKKSRNDIPQEIDPALVDITNGED; encoded by the exons ATGCATCGCATCGATCGATGCAAGAATCGAGTGATCGATTGTTTAAAGGacgatatatcgatcggtctcTCGATCCATCACCAACTTCACGACTCGCCAAAATCTTTACACAGCAGCGCTATCGTTCGCTGCGTCGCGTGTTTTCACTTCTACAGCTACTATCCACGCGGTGATCATCTGTCAACGGCAGCGGAGTCGTCTGCGAGCAGCTTGATCCGAAACCGCGCGCGAAACGCGAACCGATACGAcgattacttttattttgtgCCAGATACGCGAAATAATCCCGCAACCATGGTCATGGATCGGCCGTTTTTCAACGTGTTAATCCTTAGCTTTGGTTTTATGCTGGTCTTCACGGCGTTTCAAACGATGGGCAATATAGAG AAAACTGTTCTGACCAGTATTCACGGGGAGGATAACAACTTCAATGCTGATGCTTACATCAGCTTAGCAATAATCTATGGTGTATTCGCAACCTGCAACTGGTTGGCGCCGTCGTATATCTCGGTAACGGGTCCGCGGGTGGCGATACTCACCGGCTCCTGCTGCTACGCTCTGTTCATCGGCGCGTTCTTCTTCCCGCACGAGGCATTGCTGTACGCTATGTCAGCCGTTCTCGGAGTAGGAGCCGCCCTTATATGGACCGGTCACGGACAATACCTGACGGAGAATAGCGACAACGACACCATGTCTCGGAACGCTGGTATATTCTGGGCGATCTTCCAGACATCGCAGTTCGCCGGCAATCTATTTGTCTACTTCATGTTTAAATCACCCACCATTAATCGTGGACAACGGACGATTGTTTTCGGCGTGCTGACCAGTCTTGCGGTGGTCGGTACCATAGTGCTGGCAACTTTGCACAGATCACCGCAAAGACTATCACTGGGCGAAGCTGAAGGAGTATCCAGTGCCGACAAGGAGTTGCGACTGCCAGAACCGATACGCAAGAAACCTCTAGAGGCTGCATGGTGTGCCTTTATAGACGCAGTCAAACTGTTCGTCACGCCAAACATGCTGCTGCTGTCGTTCACGTTCGTTTACACGGGTCTTGAGCTTACCTTCTATTCTGGCGTATACTCGAGCAGCATCGGTTTCACTAAAGCTATGGGCGATGATCGTAAAAGGTTTGTAGGACTATCCGGTATCTTTATCGGACTCGGCGAGGTCATAGGCGGTGCCATCTTCGGCATTTTCGCGACCAAGATATTCCGTAATCGCGGTGGCTGGCCAGTCGTGCTTACTGGCTTCTTTATGCATCTCTTCGCTTTCATCAGCATCTTCCTGAATCTGCCAAACGACGCACCATTCACAGATACGGACAACGTGGGTTTCATTACAACTTCGCCGATCCTCGCGATGGCAGGCAGTCTCACCCTTGGCTTCGGCGATGCCTGCTTCAACACACAAGTCTATTCGTTGCTGGGTATTCTATTCGTCAAGGAGAGTGCACCGGCCTTCGCTCTTTTTAAATTCTGTCAATCGGTCGCAGCGGCCATTAGTTTTTCATACAGTACCACTGCCGGACTGCACATACAACTTCTGGTGCTACTTGTGACTATATTTTTTGGTACAGCGGCTTTTTGTTATGTCGAATATAGAGCCAAAAAATCGAGGAATGATATTCCTCAAGAAATCGATCCGGCGTTAGTCGACATCACGAACGGTGAAGATTGA